The DNA sequence CAGGAGGGGGACCGGATGTTGTCCGCAGGACTGCCGCAGGGGACGGTGCCCAAGCTGGAACGGCCGGGCCCGCTGCGCGAGCGCGTCTACGAGGCGCTGCTCGAACTCATCACCACCCGCGCCCTCCAGCCCGGCCAGCACCTCGTCGAGAGCGAGCTGGCCGGGCACCTCGGCGTGTCCCGGCAGCCCGTGCGCGAGGCGCTCCAGCGGCTCAACACCGAGGGCTGGGTGGACCTCAGGCCCGCCCAGGGCGCGTTCGTGCACGAGCCGACGGAGGAGGAGGCGGACCAACTGCTCACGGTCCGTACGCTCCTGGAGGCGGAGGCGGCACGCCTCGCCGCGGCGAACGCGGGCTCCGCGGGCATCGAGGCGCTCGAAGAGCTGTGCGCCCGGGGGGAGTCGGCCGTCGCCGAAGGGGACGTGGACCTCGTCGTCGCCACGAACGCGGCGTTCCACGCCAAGGTCATGGAGCTCGCGGGCAATGTGGTCCTCGCCGAGCTGGCGGGCCGCGTCGACCGGCGGGTGCGCTGGTACTACACGCCGGTGGCGCGGCAGCGGGGCGTCCAGTCCTGGGTCGAGCACCGCGACCTGATCGCGGCGATCGCCGCCCGCGACGAGGCCCGCGCCACGGCCGTGATGCGGGCCCACACGGAACACA is a window from the Streptomyces spectabilis genome containing:
- a CDS encoding GntR family transcriptional regulator, whose protein sequence is MLSAGLPQGTVPKLERPGPLRERVYEALLELITTRALQPGQHLVESELAGHLGVSRQPVREALQRLNTEGWVDLRPAQGAFVHEPTEEEADQLLTVRTLLEAEAARLAAANAGSAGIEALEELCARGESAVAEGDVDLVVATNAAFHAKVMELAGNVVLAELAGRVDRRVRWYYTPVARQRGVQSWVEHRDLIAAIAARDEARATAVMRAHTEHTRRTYHDRAPA